A single window of Halanaerobiaceae bacterium ANBcell28 DNA harbors:
- a CDS encoding SPOR domain-containing protein, with protein sequence MERSNNMSLTVLVIVLAMLGLLVGYLLGNWFIQLVTGGTETQHLADSGNRVVEEEIILEDDSSDSEESISNYFSLDDSQGNSSNNQNLNNNSISQSQQFSTQGLYVLQVGAFNSRQNALSLTSELQDKGFQAVIAEGGVPYKVQIKAFNNREEAEDMQKEVEALGYDSFITH encoded by the coding sequence ATGGAAAGAAGTAATAATATGTCTTTAACAGTTTTAGTTATAGTATTGGCGATGCTTGGCTTGCTAGTAGGGTATTTATTAGGAAATTGGTTTATACAATTGGTTACTGGTGGAACTGAAACACAACATCTAGCAGATTCGGGGAATAGAGTTGTTGAAGAGGAAATTATCTTGGAAGATGATTCATCCGATTCAGAAGAAAGTATTTCTAATTACTTTTCTCTAGATGATTCCCAAGGAAATTCATCAAATAATCAGAACCTAAATAATAATTCTATAAGTCAGAGCCAGCAATTTAGTACTCAGGGATTATATGTACTTCAAGTAGGAGCATTTAATAGTAGACAAAATGCTTTATCCTTAACTAGTGAATTACAAGACAAAGGTTTTCAAGCTGTTATAGCTGAAGGTGGAGTACCCTATAAAGTACAAATAAAGGCTTTTAATAATCGTGAGGAAGCTGAGGATATGCAAAAAGAAGTAGAGGCATTAGGATATGATTCTTTTATTACCCACTGA
- the rsxC gene encoding electron transport complex subunit RsxC, which yields MGSLTFKQGIHPEYNKELSNTKAFQKAKRPEQVIISLQQHIGAPCQPLVKKGDHVDMGEKIADSDSFVSAPIHASVSGTVKEIKTIQTPIGKSSQGIVIDADEEDTLAKGIASPGSLSDLSPDDIKKIIREAGIVGMGGAMFPTHVKLSIPEGKEVDHLILNGAECEPYLTVDHRMMIERPNDIIYGTKLLMKAISVSKAIIGIEENKPDAIKIMKKATANEDGIEIKELETKYPQGGEKMLIKALLDRTVPAGGLPLDIGVVVNNITTAVAVSDAVKKGVPLIERSVSVTGSGVNNPINLIYRIGTTIDKLIEEAGGLTEDASKVILGGPMTGFAQPSLDIATVKGTSGVLVLSKDEVADFNPQPCIKCARCVDVCPQYLMPVNLSKYAAKEMFDELEDYQVLNCIECGSCSFICPAKRPLMQYIKVGKNEVIAKKRNKS from the coding sequence ATGGGTTCTTTAACATTTAAACAGGGTATTCATCCAGAATACAATAAAGAACTAAGTAATACGAAAGCTTTTCAAAAGGCAAAGAGACCTGAGCAAGTCATCATATCACTACAACAGCATATAGGAGCTCCCTGTCAACCTTTAGTGAAAAAAGGTGATCACGTGGATATGGGAGAAAAAATAGCTGATAGTGATAGTTTTGTATCAGCACCTATTCATGCCTCGGTATCAGGTACAGTTAAGGAAATTAAGACTATTCAAACACCGATTGGTAAGTCATCTCAAGGAATCGTTATCGATGCTGATGAAGAAGATACTCTTGCAAAAGGGATAGCTTCTCCAGGAAGCTTATCAGATTTAAGTCCTGATGATATCAAAAAAATTATAAGGGAAGCAGGAATAGTAGGAATGGGTGGTGCAATGTTCCCTACTCATGTCAAATTATCAATACCTGAAGGGAAGGAAGTTGACCATCTTATTCTTAATGGTGCTGAGTGTGAACCATATTTAACTGTTGACCATAGAATGATGATTGAGCGTCCTAATGATATCATATATGGTACTAAGTTACTAATGAAAGCTATATCTGTTAGTAAAGCTATTATAGGTATAGAGGAAAATAAGCCTGATGCAATTAAGATTATGAAAAAAGCTACAGCTAATGAGGATGGCATTGAAATAAAAGAATTAGAGACGAAGTATCCACAGGGTGGAGAAAAGATGTTAATTAAAGCTTTGTTGGATCGTACTGTGCCAGCAGGAGGTTTGCCTTTGGATATTGGTGTAGTGGTGAATAATATTACTACAGCCGTTGCAGTATCAGATGCAGTAAAAAAAGGTGTGCCATTGATCGAAAGAAGTGTTTCTGTAACAGGAAGTGGAGTTAATAACCCAATAAATTTAATTTATCGTATAGGTACAACAATTGATAAATTGATTGAAGAAGCTGGAGGCTTGACTGAGGATGCTAGCAAGGTAATTTTAGGAGGGCCTATGACTGGTTTTGCTCAACCTTCATTGGATATTGCCACTGTAAAAGGAACATCAGGTGTTTTGGTTTTAAGTAAAGATGAGGTAGCAGATTTTAATCCACAGCCATGTATTAAATGTGCTCGTTGTGTTGACGTTTGTCCTCAGTATTTAATGCCTGTCAATCTCTCTAAATATGCAGCAAAGGAAATGTTTGATGAACTGGAAGATTATCAGGTATTAAATTGCATAGAATGTGGATCGTGCTCATTTATTTGTCCGGCGAAGAGGCCGTTAATGCAATATATAAAAGTCGGAAAAAATGAAGTAATAGCCAAAAAAAGAAATAAGTCGTAG
- a CDS encoding RnfABCDGE type electron transport complex subunit D — MMKEQLVVSSSPHIRSATTVRDIMWSVVVSLIPAVLAAVYFFGINAFLIVSVSIFGCLLTEFLFQKARGKEVTINDGSAVITGLLLALTLPPTASLWMVLVGSAVAIGLGKQVFGGLGYNPFNPALVGRAFLLAAYPVQMTNWMIDGVTTATPLNVIAESQYMTVEYWDLFIGNVAGSLGETSAFALLLGAAYLIYKGYISWRIPLGMLSSVFIVTYLFGGDPIFHLFAGGLMLGALYMATDMVTSPITKSGRWIFGFGAGIIVVIIRLWGGYPEGVLYSILLMNMTVPLLNRYTRPRSFGEGAK; from the coding sequence ATGATGAAAGAACAGTTGGTAGTTTCGTCATCTCCTCACATTAGGAGTGCGACTACCGTTAGAGATATTATGTGGTCTGTAGTTGTGTCTTTAATACCAGCAGTTCTTGCTGCTGTGTACTTTTTTGGGATAAATGCTTTTCTTATCGTATCAGTTAGTATTTTTGGCTGTTTGCTAACAGAATTTCTCTTTCAAAAAGCAAGGGGTAAAGAAGTTACAATTAATGATGGTAGTGCGGTTATAACTGGCCTTTTATTGGCTCTGACTCTTCCTCCTACTGCTTCTTTGTGGATGGTATTAGTAGGTAGTGCAGTTGCCATTGGTTTGGGTAAGCAGGTTTTTGGTGGACTTGGGTATAATCCCTTTAATCCTGCTTTAGTAGGTAGGGCTTTTTTGCTGGCTGCTTATCCAGTACAAATGACTAATTGGATGATAGATGGTGTGACAACTGCTACTCCCTTAAACGTTATTGCTGAAAGCCAGTATATGACTGTTGAATATTGGGATTTATTTATAGGGAATGTTGCGGGTTCATTAGGTGAAACTTCTGCATTTGCATTATTGTTAGGTGCAGCATATTTGATTTACAAGGGATATATTAGTTGGAGAATTCCTTTGGGGATGTTATCGTCTGTTTTTATAGTGACTTATCTATTTGGTGGTGACCCTATTTTTCATCTTTTTGCAGGGGGTTTAATGTTAGGTGCCTTATACATGGCTACTGATATGGTTACTTCTCCAATTACCAAAAGTGGAAGGTGGATTTTTGGTTTTGGTGCTGGAATTATAGTTGTTATTATACGTCTTTGGGGTGGTTATCCAGAAGGAGTATTATATTCTATTCTTTTGATGAATATGACTGTGCCTCTTTTGAATCGTTATACTAGACCTCGTAGTTTTGGGGAGGGGGCAAAATAA
- a CDS encoding RnfABCDGE type electron transport complex subunit G: MKKIVLTLTLLGIISALLLAFVYQITTPIIEEHQEKARREAVLNVLPESDSYQEVEKNGIIFYEGNVENELALIVSGSGFQGEIEIMVGVNPTDGMIYAIRVLNHSETPGLGANITTDRFLANFENKPFGDYDVVKRPINNEYEVEGISGATISSENVSTIIESAIEKVSTVYGGEA; this comes from the coding sequence ATGAAAAAAATAGTCTTGACATTAACATTACTAGGTATAATATCTGCTCTTTTATTGGCTTTTGTTTATCAGATTACTACACCGATAATTGAAGAACACCAAGAAAAAGCTAGAAGAGAAGCAGTATTAAATGTTTTGCCTGAGTCTGACAGCTATCAAGAGGTAGAAAAAAACGGTATTATTTTTTATGAAGGAAATGTAGAAAATGAGCTTGCTTTGATAGTTAGTGGCAGTGGTTTTCAAGGTGAAATAGAAATAATGGTGGGTGTAAATCCTACAGACGGAATGATTTATGCTATCAGAGTATTAAACCATTCTGAAACACCAGGACTTGGAGCTAATATAACTACTGATAGATTCTTAGCTAATTTTGAGAACAAACCTTTTGGGGATTATGATGTAGTCAAGAGGCCTATTAATAACGAATATGAGGTAGAGGGTATCTCTGGTGCTACTATTTCCTCTGAAAATGTTAGCACTATCATTGAAAGTGCTATTGAGAAAGTTTCAACGGTTTATGGAGGTGAGGCCTAA
- a CDS encoding electron transport complex subunit E — protein sequence MQLLEDFKNGLWQENPVFRLVIGMCPTLAVTNTAVNGLAMGLATSFVLISSEIVISLIKKLIPNNVRIPSYILIIATFVTFVDYFLKAFVPGVAASLSLFVPLIVVNCLILGRQEAFASKNPVHRSIADALGMGIGFTWALVILSIVRELLGMGSIFGLQILGSWYPQMIIMVLPAGAFISLGVLIGIMNYISSKGVR from the coding sequence ATGCAATTACTGGAGGATTTTAAAAATGGCTTGTGGCAGGAAAATCCTGTTTTTAGGCTTGTTATTGGTATGTGTCCAACACTTGCGGTAACGAATACTGCAGTTAATGGACTGGCTATGGGACTAGCTACTAGTTTTGTTTTGATTTCATCTGAAATAGTAATCTCTTTAATAAAGAAATTAATTCCTAACAACGTTAGGATTCCTAGTTATATATTAATTATAGCTACTTTTGTTACCTTTGTGGATTATTTCTTGAAGGCTTTTGTGCCAGGGGTAGCAGCTTCATTAAGTTTGTTTGTTCCTTTGATTGTGGTAAACTGTTTGATTTTAGGAAGACAAGAGGCTTTTGCTTCAAAAAATCCTGTTCACCGGTCAATAGCAGATGCCTTGGGTATGGGGATTGGTTTTACCTGGGCGCTAGTAATTTTAAGTATAGTTCGTGAGCTATTAGGAATGGGTTCTATTTTTGGCTTGCAAATATTGGGTTCCTGGTATCCGCAAATGATAATTATGGTTTTACCAGCTGGAGCTTTTATTTCATTAGGTGTTTTAATTGGAATTATGAATTATATTTCTAGTAAAGGGGTGAGATAA
- the rsxA gene encoding electron transport complex subunit RsxA: MEQFTRIILLFISTVFVNNFILVRFLGICPFLGVSKHVETAFSMGLATTFVMTLTGMATWLINTFILEMFNLPFLQYVSFIIVIASLVQFVEMFIKKSSPVLYKALGIYLPLITTNCAILGLALLIPLNGYNFIESIVFGFAAGVGFTLAIVLMAGLRETLEFGDVPAALKGVPITLIIAGIMALAFMGFAGLISI, translated from the coding sequence ATGGAACAGTTCACCCGGATTATATTATTATTTATAAGTACAGTTTTTGTTAATAATTTTATATTAGTTAGATTTTTAGGTATATGTCCTTTCTTAGGGGTTTCAAAACATGTGGAAACTGCTTTTAGTATGGGGCTGGCTACTACTTTTGTTATGACCCTAACTGGTATGGCTACATGGTTAATCAATACTTTTATTCTTGAGATGTTTAATCTACCATTTTTACAATATGTATCATTTATTATTGTAATTGCTTCATTGGTACAATTTGTGGAGATGTTTATAAAAAAGAGCAGTCCGGTTTTATATAAGGCACTGGGGATTTACTTGCCTTTGATTACAACTAATTGTGCTATTTTAGGTTTAGCTCTTTTGATACCTTTAAATGGATATAATTTTATAGAAAGTATTGTTTTTGGATTTGCTGCTGGTGTAGGTTTTACTCTAGCCATAGTTTTGATGGCTGGTTTAAGAGAGACTTTGGAGTTCGGTGATGTACCAGCTGCACTGAAAGGTGTTCCGATTACTTTAATAATTGCTGGTATTATGGCATTAGCATTTATGGGTTTTGCAGGTTTGATTTCTATATAG
- a CDS encoding RnfABCDGE type electron transport complex subunit B, whose protein sequence is MDSVYIYSILSMGGLGALLAAGLGFASKAFSVEKDIRVEKIEEALPGANCGACGYAGCSAFAEAVAAGEAPVGACPVGGDNTAQTLGDIMGSSSESSEASVAQVLCSGGWKETQRPAEYSGVKTCKAANMIPGGTKSCQYGCLGLGDCAFVCPFDAIVMSENGLPEIDPKKCTSCGKCVEACPRSIITLAPVSKLNHIRCSSQDSGKLVRKICEVGCIGCGICAKSCPVDAIAMENNLAVLDYDKCVNCGICAEKCPTNAIEFTAERIKEIKITDNCVGCTRCAKECPVEAISGDLKEKHEIDPEVCIKCGICDDVCKVKGAIEVKY, encoded by the coding sequence ATGGATTCGGTATATATATATTCTATTTTAAGTATGGGAGGATTAGGAGCTTTATTAGCTGCTGGCCTAGGATTTGCGTCAAAGGCTTTTTCAGTAGAGAAAGATATTAGAGTGGAAAAAATTGAAGAAGCTTTGCCAGGCGCTAATTGTGGAGCTTGTGGGTATGCAGGTTGTTCAGCTTTTGCTGAAGCTGTTGCTGCAGGTGAAGCCCCTGTGGGAGCTTGTCCTGTAGGTGGAGATAATACTGCCCAGACTCTTGGTGATATTATGGGTTCTAGTTCTGAATCGAGTGAAGCTTCTGTGGCTCAAGTCCTTTGTAGTGGGGGTTGGAAAGAGACACAGCGACCTGCAGAATATAGTGGAGTAAAAACATGTAAAGCTGCTAATATGATTCCTGGTGGGACTAAATCCTGCCAATATGGATGTCTGGGACTTGGGGATTGCGCCTTTGTTTGTCCATTTGATGCTATTGTAATGAGTGAAAATGGCCTACCTGAAATTGACCCAAAGAAATGTACTTCGTGTGGTAAGTGTGTTGAAGCTTGTCCTAGAAGTATTATTACACTTGCGCCAGTTTCCAAGCTAAATCATATACGTTGTTCTTCACAGGATTCAGGTAAACTGGTACGTAAAATATGTGAAGTAGGCTGTATTGGCTGTGGAATATGTGCTAAATCATGTCCTGTTGATGCGATTGCTATGGAAAATAATCTGGCTGTTTTAGATTATGATAAATGTGTTAACTGTGGTATATGTGCAGAAAAATGTCCTACAAATGCTATTGAATTTACAGCCGAGAGGATTAAAGAAATAAAGATAACTGATAATTGTGTTGGCTGTACCAGATGTGCTAAAGAGTGTCCTGTTGAGGCTATTTCTGGTGACTTAAAGGAAAAACATGAAATTGATCCAGAAGTTTGTATTAAATGTGGTATTTGTGATGATGTTTGTAAAGTGAAAGGTGCAATAGAAGTGAAGTATTAA
- a CDS encoding ThuA domain-containing protein — protein sequence MNNEKKILALLGDFYHPADYYTEGLQNILSKDFNLQIESDYKKVDWDNLNDYNLFILAASGKLNPEKSDEIWMTEEHERKIESFLETGASLFVLHSGLAGYNTNSLIREICKGHFLHHPEEHPNITVDILNKEHSITRDIDEFQIVDEQYFVDVDKDDINILLETKTEEYGTAAAAWVHNYKSGKVYCLTPGHTIEVLNTKMMQKLILNGVNYCMKNK from the coding sequence ATGAATAATGAAAAAAAAATTCTAGCATTACTTGGTGATTTCTATCATCCAGCAGATTATTACACTGAAGGCTTACAGAATATCTTATCAAAAGATTTTAATTTGCAAATTGAGTCGGACTACAAAAAAGTAGATTGGGATAATTTAAATGATTATAATCTATTTATCTTAGCTGCCTCAGGTAAATTGAATCCAGAGAAATCAGATGAGATATGGATGACAGAAGAGCATGAAAGGAAAATTGAAAGTTTTTTAGAAACAGGTGCTTCTTTATTTGTATTACATTCTGGTTTAGCAGGTTATAATACTAATAGTTTAATTAGAGAAATATGTAAAGGGCATTTTTTGCATCATCCAGAAGAACATCCTAATATTACTGTAGACATTTTAAATAAAGAGCATAGTATTACTAGAGATATAGATGAGTTTCAGATTGTAGATGAGCAATACTTTGTTGATGTGGATAAAGATGATATCAATATATTGTTGGAAACAAAAACGGAAGAATATGGTACTGCAGCTGCAGCCTGGGTACATAATTATAAGAGTGGGAAAGTTTATTGTCTAACACCAGGACATACCATCGAGGTTTTAAATACAAAGATGATGCAAAAACTAATTTTGAATGGTGTTAATTATTGTATGAAAAATAAGTAA
- a CDS encoding calcium/sodium antiporter, whose protein sequence is MVFLLFVLGLVIIIKGGNVFIDAAVVLAKKLQISELIIGATIVSLGTTLPEVAASVNAALQGESQFALGNAIGSIDINTGFVLGILIILSNITINKAVFWKKGLFLIAYMLVLIVLSLDNFISRFDGMILLAMMLIYFYMFINEFKNNPIETKVEYEEESTLAIVVFNLLLGAVLVGFGAHLLVDNGIKIADIFAVPPYIVSLTLISFGTSLPELVTSIIALLKKHQGMSVGNIIGANVLNIGFVVSLTAIVNPIEVSNKILYFDYMVALLLIVLSVAFALKYNGYKKYNGFLMLFIYLVYISVTVLGLV, encoded by the coding sequence ATGGTTTTTCTTTTATTCGTTTTAGGCTTAGTCATAATAATTAAAGGTGGGAATGTTTTTATAGATGCAGCTGTTGTATTGGCTAAGAAATTACAAATATCTGAATTAATAATTGGAGCAACTATAGTGAGTCTTGGGACAACCCTGCCAGAAGTAGCTGCTTCTGTTAATGCAGCTTTACAGGGGGAGTCCCAGTTTGCATTAGGTAATGCTATTGGTTCAATTGATATAAATACAGGCTTTGTATTGGGTATATTAATTATTTTATCTAATATTACAATTAATAAAGCAGTATTTTGGAAAAAGGGCTTATTTCTAATTGCTTACATGCTAGTTTTAATCGTTCTTTCTCTCGATAATTTTATTAGTAGATTTGATGGCATGATTTTATTAGCTATGATGCTTATATATTTTTACATGTTTATTAATGAGTTTAAAAACAATCCAATAGAAACAAAAGTTGAATATGAAGAGGAGAGCACTTTAGCTATAGTTGTTTTTAATTTATTATTAGGTGCAGTTTTGGTAGGGTTTGGAGCTCATCTTTTAGTGGATAATGGAATAAAAATCGCTGATATTTTTGCTGTACCTCCATATATAGTTAGTTTAACTTTGATTTCTTTTGGTACTTCATTACCAGAATTGGTGACATCAATTATTGCATTGTTAAAGAAACATCAGGGTATGTCAGTCGGTAATATAATTGGTGCTAATGTTTTAAATATAGGCTTTGTGGTTTCTTTGACTGCTATAGTAAACCCAATTGAAGTTAGTAATAAAATTTTATATTTTGATTATATGGTCGCATTATTATTAATCGTGTTAAGTGTAGCATTTGCCCTCAAATATAATGGATATAAAAAATACAATGGTTTTCTTATGCTATTTATATATTTAGTTTATATTTCTGTCACAGTACTTGGTTTAGTGTGA